A single genomic interval of Malania oleifera isolate guangnan ecotype guangnan chromosome 11, ASM2987363v1, whole genome shotgun sequence harbors:
- the LOC131167265 gene encoding uncharacterized protein LOC131167265 yields MVIGSEEEARMKIYSVSTKHYFDPIFSFAHDMNPDVAILSRPEVPHSLLCTARLFSDYNIREYTKLRAIDGFRHNRDLEDPSSISAAFFEGKSQLEIARRQTVVYSLKAPNGDAWVEANEQQYSPKPDWGICSY; encoded by the coding sequence ATGGTCATTGGAAGTGAGGAAGAAGCTAGGATGAAGATTTACTCTGTCTCGACAAAGCACTACTTCGATCCTATCTTCTCTTTCGCTCATGACATGAACCCTGACGTGGCAATCCTTTCTCGACCTGAAGTCCCCCATTCTCTGTTGTGTACAGCTCGACTCTTCTCGGACTACAACATCAGGGAATACACCAAATTACGAGCCATCGATGGCTTCCGCCACAACCGCGACCTAGAGGACCCTTCTTCAATCTCTGCAGCTTTCTTCGAAGGTAAATCTCAGTTGGAGATTGCCAGAAGACAGACTGTTGTGTACTCGCTGAAAGCTCCCAATGGTGATGCCTGGGTTGAGGCAAATGAACAACAATATTCCCCAAAGCCAGATTGGGGCATTTGTTCTTACTAA